A window from Branchiostoma floridae strain S238N-H82 chromosome 16, Bfl_VNyyK, whole genome shotgun sequence encodes these proteins:
- the LOC118403745 gene encoding putative transcription factor SOX-15, whose amino-acid sequence MDNREISRILGSKWRKMTEEEKRPFTQEFFEEMEKIRNEHPSWNYGGIRTAKTPGSKDKSSPIPSRLRPREDDLPVAGTTGGKKRKYKRKSPVLQLVNQAMWVQCDTCDKWRQLSPETHPQELPDKWYCHMNEDPNFNNCEAAEVPWDDIIDVPVSEPGADMAHLFTAIKDAPAVEDTHDAPVPQSSASPTKRTKLL is encoded by the exons ATGGACAACAGGGAGATCAGTCGCATCCTGGGCTCAAAATGGCGCAAAATGACGGAGGAAGAGAAAAGGCCCTTTAC GCAGGAATTCTTTGAGGAAATGGAAAAGATCCGCAACGAGCACCCCAGTTGGAACTATGGCGGCATCAGGACTGCCAAAACTCCCGGTTCCAAGGACAAGTCGTCCCCCATCCCCTCACGCCTGCGTCCGCGAGAAGATGACCTGCCTGTGGCGGGAACGACAGgagggaagaaaagaaaatacaaaaggAAGAGTCCTG TTCTGCAGCTGGTGAACCAGGCCATGTGGGTGCAGTGTGACACCTGTGACAAGTGGCGCCAGCTGTCACCTGAAACTCACCCGCAGGAGCTACCTGACAAGTG GTACTGCCATATGAACGAAGACCCAAACTTCAACAACTGCGAGGCCGCGGAGGTGCCCTGGGATGACATTATTGATGTGCCTGTCAGCGAGCCTGGAGCTGACATGGCGCATCTTTTCACAGCCATCAAAG ATGCCCCAGCTGTGGAGGATACCCATGATGCACCTGTGCCACAATCCTCAGCCTCCCCTACAAAAAGGACAAAGCTACTGTAA
- the LOC118403732 gene encoding uncharacterized protein LOC118403732 isoform X1, translated as METGLHEIVDRVGLTQQQVEELFDDDLDELFELADSPDEGPGNNFFLEHSAAKSCQMTSSAPSYQQLMESLQNVQHLLHLPNPVQPLVALHPSSSHTCTSPASSATGSDGDCNSPLQHDTTLGSGMGRSNIAMGTTSPRPSGETPYGCGITPQSGMEHLCLASPTYLNQSDRAGPLHSNTPPQPGRHRHFHGNTPPQSDMELLFHANTPPNSGRERHFHGNVASPPNMELLFHGNTPPHSGREKHFHGNTTPLSGRERHFYGNATPQSNMELLFHGNTPPHSGRGRYLHGNTTPLSGRERLFYSNNTLPPALLQYQSSTTPEKERLYRRHSALRKDFMRKQLIRSALEDLKQMLPTDQCLGRQTKAGVINNAADYIDWLQKEIQRLITARRASSCSSTPSSSPTKSPPYPLGAYYSPHGAPPYPGETSPCHSGLLPSSAAGIDSGCQSQDHGAQHLVQGASLNEQESASNANDGTI; from the exons ATGGAGACAGGTCTGCATGAGATAGTTGACCGTGTGGGCCTGACCCAACAGCAGGTGGAGGAACTATTTGATGATGACCTAGATGAACTGTTTGAGCTGGCCGACTCACCAGATGAAGGGCCtggtaacaatttttttcttg AACATTCTGCAGCTAAAAGTTGTCAGATGACATCATCAGCCCCATCCTACCAGCAACTCATGGAGTCTCTTCAAAATGTCCAG CACCTGTTGCACCTGCCCAACCCTGTGCAACCCTTGGTTGCCCTGCACCCCTCCAGCAGCCACACCTGCACCAGCCCGGCTAGCTCAGCTACAG GATCAGATGGGGACTGTAATTCACCTCTGCAACATGATACAACATTGGGCAGTGGGATGGGCAGATCCAacattgccatg GGAACCACTTCTCCTAGACCAAGTGGAGAGACTCCCTACGGATGCGGGATCACCCCCCAATCTGGAATGGAACATCTGTGCCTGGCAAGTCCAACCTACCTAAACCagtcagacagggcagggccactCCATAGCAACACCCCGCCCCAGCCTGGGAGGCACAGGCATTTCCATGGCAACACCCCGCCCCAATCCGACATGGAGCTACTTTTCCATGCCAACACCCCTCCCAACTCGGGGCGAGAAAGGCATTTCCATGGCAACGTAGCGTCCCCGCCCAACATGGAGCTGCTTTTCCATGGCAACACTCCTCCCCATTCTGGCAGGGAGAAACATTTCCACGGCAACACCACACCCCTTTCTGGCAGGGAGAGACATTTCTATGGCAACGCCACGCCCCAATCTAACATGGAGTTGCTTTTCCATGGCAACACCCCTCCACACTCTGGCAGAGGAAGATATCTCCATGGTAACACCACGCCCTTGTCTGGTAGGGAGAGGCTGTTCTATAGTAACAACACCCTCCCTCctgctctgctgcagtaccaaagcaGCACCACTCCTGAGAAAGAAAGGCTGTACCGCAGACACAGTGCCCTTAGGAAGGACTT TATGCGGAAACAGCTGATACGCAGTGCCTTGGAGGACTTGAAGCAGATGTTACCAACCGATCAGTGCCTCGGACGTCAGACCAAG GCTGGAGTGATCAACAACGCAGCTGACTACATTGACTGGCTTCAGAAGGAGATCCAGAGACTGATCACAGCTCGGAGGGCCTCTTCCTGCAGCAGTACACCCTCCTCCTCCCCCACAAAATCTCCTCCCTACCCCCTGGGGGCTTACTACAGTCCCCACGGGGCTCCCCCTTACCCAGGGGAGACCTCCCCATGCCACAGTGGACTGCTACCGTCCAGTGCTGCAGGGATTGACAGTGGTTGTCAATCCCAGGACCATGGAGCACAGCACCTGGTCCAGGGAGCATCTCTGAATGAACAAGAATCTGCAAGCAATGCAAATGATGGTACCatttaa
- the LOC118403732 gene encoding uncharacterized protein LOC118403732 isoform X2, with translation METGLHEIVDRVGLTQQQVEELFDDDLDELFELADSPDEGPEHSAAKSCQMTSSAPSYQQLMESLQNVQHLLHLPNPVQPLVALHPSSSHTCTSPASSATGSDGDCNSPLQHDTTLGSGMGRSNIAMGTTSPRPSGETPYGCGITPQSGMEHLCLASPTYLNQSDRAGPLHSNTPPQPGRHRHFHGNTPPQSDMELLFHANTPPNSGRERHFHGNVASPPNMELLFHGNTPPHSGREKHFHGNTTPLSGRERHFYGNATPQSNMELLFHGNTPPHSGRGRYLHGNTTPLSGRERLFYSNNTLPPALLQYQSSTTPEKERLYRRHSALRKDFMRKQLIRSALEDLKQMLPTDQCLGRQTKAGVINNAADYIDWLQKEIQRLITARRASSCSSTPSSSPTKSPPYPLGAYYSPHGAPPYPGETSPCHSGLLPSSAAGIDSGCQSQDHGAQHLVQGASLNEQESASNANDGTI, from the exons ATGGAGACAGGTCTGCATGAGATAGTTGACCGTGTGGGCCTGACCCAACAGCAGGTGGAGGAACTATTTGATGATGACCTAGATGAACTGTTTGAGCTGGCCGACTCACCAGATGAAGGGCCtg AACATTCTGCAGCTAAAAGTTGTCAGATGACATCATCAGCCCCATCCTACCAGCAACTCATGGAGTCTCTTCAAAATGTCCAG CACCTGTTGCACCTGCCCAACCCTGTGCAACCCTTGGTTGCCCTGCACCCCTCCAGCAGCCACACCTGCACCAGCCCGGCTAGCTCAGCTACAG GATCAGATGGGGACTGTAATTCACCTCTGCAACATGATACAACATTGGGCAGTGGGATGGGCAGATCCAacattgccatg GGAACCACTTCTCCTAGACCAAGTGGAGAGACTCCCTACGGATGCGGGATCACCCCCCAATCTGGAATGGAACATCTGTGCCTGGCAAGTCCAACCTACCTAAACCagtcagacagggcagggccactCCATAGCAACACCCCGCCCCAGCCTGGGAGGCACAGGCATTTCCATGGCAACACCCCGCCCCAATCCGACATGGAGCTACTTTTCCATGCCAACACCCCTCCCAACTCGGGGCGAGAAAGGCATTTCCATGGCAACGTAGCGTCCCCGCCCAACATGGAGCTGCTTTTCCATGGCAACACTCCTCCCCATTCTGGCAGGGAGAAACATTTCCACGGCAACACCACACCCCTTTCTGGCAGGGAGAGACATTTCTATGGCAACGCCACGCCCCAATCTAACATGGAGTTGCTTTTCCATGGCAACACCCCTCCACACTCTGGCAGAGGAAGATATCTCCATGGTAACACCACGCCCTTGTCTGGTAGGGAGAGGCTGTTCTATAGTAACAACACCCTCCCTCctgctctgctgcagtaccaaagcaGCACCACTCCTGAGAAAGAAAGGCTGTACCGCAGACACAGTGCCCTTAGGAAGGACTT TATGCGGAAACAGCTGATACGCAGTGCCTTGGAGGACTTGAAGCAGATGTTACCAACCGATCAGTGCCTCGGACGTCAGACCAAG GCTGGAGTGATCAACAACGCAGCTGACTACATTGACTGGCTTCAGAAGGAGATCCAGAGACTGATCACAGCTCGGAGGGCCTCTTCCTGCAGCAGTACACCCTCCTCCTCCCCCACAAAATCTCCTCCCTACCCCCTGGGGGCTTACTACAGTCCCCACGGGGCTCCCCCTTACCCAGGGGAGACCTCCCCATGCCACAGTGGACTGCTACCGTCCAGTGCTGCAGGGATTGACAGTGGTTGTCAATCCCAGGACCATGGAGCACAGCACCTGGTCCAGGGAGCATCTCTGAATGAACAAGAATCTGCAAGCAATGCAAATGATGGTACCatttaa